A genomic window from Osmerus eperlanus chromosome 5, fOsmEpe2.1, whole genome shotgun sequence includes:
- the zfpm1 gene encoding zinc finger protein ZFPM1: protein MTAEPRTHDPLGDPDEEEEEEEEPGPTHSPEEDREEEEDRLHWRGPVEDLELREGDDVIRVVALRALLPDTVWGPYPGTVQSEEAADDQLTESSRLTLVCEDADCWLSRVPLTSDTSEANCTIYKQGDQLFCKVSREISAGDSLLAELSLSSMDLQSPPISLTTHNALVKEESPYPAALRPDIQLLPQQAGMAAILATAVVNKDIFPCKDCGIWYRSERNLQAHLMYYCASRQKPATPTASQSPPQDKTKETYPNERLCPFPQCNKSCPSTSSLEIHMRTHSGERPFICLVCLSAFTTKANCERHLKVHTDGLNGVCHGCGFISTTRDILYSHLVTCHMVCQPGSRSEVYSPGPGLPKLPLAPGLSPGDSGVVLKCQVCGHNADSPALLHQHVRTHLEVRVPAERSPTPRQGDPSSAERPQDREPPACVPRPDSSSPGADGSSATPREHSPPEPPGRLQIKEEPDSETEAEAPGMEVQEQGEAEEREEKEEAWEGRSREHAAPTSQTSTPPRSPPAVAVKAEPASPTPGSSPAHPGVGPVLPGGAVFLPQYLFSTEAAILPQASEILAKMSEMVHSRLKQGQAVTPNPPPAFYPAGTTAAPAPPHKGATCFECDITFNNINNFYVHKRLYCSSRHQQTDSSAPGPAPAPASTPAPGTAPCPAPGSGRDDPQAPVPSGAHRASSSPQGGAGAASRVASVSPSGSDPAPGSTVVGEVKAEPAGGKEGGSSSSEGEGGQASEGSQSPGVDDADNDPTRTFCQACNIHFSRHDNYMVHKRFYCASRHDPSNHRANHPAKAIAPGTAFLPQPIRTRKRMKMYEIHMARSKALAPVTAPTAVALSLALQQEGRPLEAPGPVPGRALSSRSSSPEGDGPIDLSKRPRLREAPRGGSLPALPLSDYHKCTACSISFNSIENYLAHKTYYCPATTLQPHTLETLQRLHRPVSTSPHTRALDHPEGTSPSPQVPALPRSEATSPHGTPGARVSQGSPPGVCPYCPPSQAVTCDLVEHLRSAHSLVLPSPHPDSQAATPSSSPNLSPRDAPPPISTAYPKLGPKPSRDSVNGQVRRDTASPSSPQVNGSPVGPHVGGGSSPSTAPPLAVSPARALSLTVSPVPEALREVGVSLLLDKVSLAHPHPAPPPSLPPKPALVSPLQNGNSRFCRLCNIKFSSLSTFIAHKKYYCSSHSAEHVK, encoded by the exons AGCCCAGGACACATGACCCTCTTGGTGACCCtgatgaagaagaagaggaagaggaggagccgggtccaacacacagccctgaggaagatagggaggaagaggaagacaggcTTCACTGGAGAGGGCCAG TAGAAGACCTGGAGCTGAGAGAGGGTGATGATGTAATCCGGGTCGTGGCTCTCAGGGCCCTCCTCCCAGACACAGTGTGGGGCCCGTACCCGGGCACTGTCCAATCAGAGGAGGCCGCAGATGACCAGTTGACAGAG agctcCAGACTAACTCTGGTGTGTGAAGATGCTGACTGCTGGCTGAGTAGAgttcctctgacctctgacaccAGTGAAGCCAACTGCACTATCTACAAACAGG gtgacCAACTGTTTTGTAAGGTGAGCAGGGAGATTTCAGCAGGTGATTCCCTATTGGCTGAGCTGTCACTGTCTAGCATGGACCTCCAGTCCCCCCCAATCAGCCTcactacccacaatgccttggTGAAAGAGGAGTCCCCCTACCCAGCAGCCCTGCGCCCTGAcatccagctcctcccccagcaggcTGGCATGGCCGCCATCTTGGCTACAGCCGTTGTCAACA AGGACATCTTCCCCTGTAAGGACTGTGGTATCTGGTACCGGAGTGAGAGGAACTTGCAGGCTCATCTCATGTACTACTGCGCCAGCCGGCAGAAGCCGGCCACGCCCACTGCGTCGCAGTCCCCGCCCCAAGACAAGACCAAGGAGACCTACCCCAACGAGCGCCTCTGCcccttcccacaatgcaacaAGAGCTGCCCCAGCACCAGCTCGCTGGAGATCCACATGCGCACGCACAGCg gtgaGCGGCCGTTCATCTGCCTGGTGTGCCTGTCAGCCTTCACCACCAAGGCGAACTGCGAGCGTCACCTGAAGGTCCACACGGACGGCCTGAATGGCGTGTGTCACGGCTGTGGCTTCATCTCCACCACCAGGGACATCCTCTACAGCCACCTGGTCACCTGCCACATGGTCTGCCAGCCCGGCTCCCGCAGCGAGGTCTACTCACCCGGGCCGGGCCTGCCCAAGCTGCCTCTGGCCCCAG gtCTCAGTCCCGGAGACTCAGGAGTGGTCCTGAAGTGCCAGGTGTGCGGCCACAACGCAGACAGCCCCGCCCTGCTCCACCAGCACGTGCGCACCCACCTGGAGGTGCGCGTCCCGGCCGAGAGAAGCCCCACCCCGCGCCAGGGCGACCCTTCCTCCGCCGAGCGGCCCCAGGACCGGGAGCCCCCGGCCTGCGTCCCCCGACCAGACTCGTCCAGCCCGGGGGCCGACGGGAGCTCCGCCACCCCCCGGGAGCACAGCCCCCCGGAGCCCCCGGGTCGCCTGCAGATCAAGGAGGAGCCCGACTCGGAGACGGAGGCGGAGGCGCCTGGGATGGaggtgcaggagcagggagaggcggaggagagggaggagaaggaggaggcatgggaggggaggagccggGAGCACGCGGCACCGACGTCTCAAACCTCGACCCCGCCCAGAAGCCCCCCCGCGGTGGCCGTTAAGGCCGAGCCTGCTAGCCCCACCCCCGGCTCAAGCCCCGCCCACCCGGGGGTGGGGCCAGTGTTGCCAGGCGGCGCCGTCTTCCTGCCCCAGTACCTGTTCAGCACCGAGGCGGCCATCTTGCCGCAGGCCTCGGAGATCCTCGCCAAGATGTCGGAGATGGTCCACAGCCGTCTAAAACAGGGCCAGGCCGTCACGCCCAACCCGCCGCCCGCCTTCTACCCAGCGGGCACCACGGCTGCCCCCGCACCCCCCCACAAGGGGGCCACCTGCTTCGAGTGCGACATCACcttcaacaacatcaacaacttcTACGTTCACAAGAGGCTCTACTGTTCCAGCAGACACCAGCAGACAGACTCCTCTGCCCCAGGTCCAGCCCCGGcgccagcctcaaccccagccccaggcacAGCCCCTTGCCCTGCCCCAGGCTCTGGAAGAGACGACCCCCAGGCTCCAGTGCCCTCAGGGGCCCACAGAGCCTCCTCGTCGccccagggaggagcaggggcggCCAGCCGCGTGGCGTCCGTCTCCCCCTCGGGCTCGGATCCCGCTCCAGGGAGCACCGTGGTCGGGGAGGTGAAGGCCGAGCCTGCGGGCGGGAAGGAGGGGGGCTCCTCGTcttctgagggggaggggggccaggccAGCGAGGGCAGTCAGAGCCCCGGGGTGGACGACGCGGACAACGACCCGACCAGGACCTTCTGCCAGGCCTGCAACATCCACTTCAGTCGCCACGACAACTACATGGTCCACAAGCGATTCTACTGCGCCTCCCGCCACGACCCGTCCAATCACCGAGCCAACCACCCGGCCAAGGCCATCGCCCCCGGCACCGCCTTCCTGCCTCAGCCGATCCGGACGCGTAAGAGGATGAAGATGTATGAGATCCACATGGCGAGGAGCAAGGCCCTGGCCCCCGTCACGGCCCCCACCGCTGTAGCCCTCAGCCTGGCCCTCCAACAGGAGGGCCGGCCCCTGGAGGCCCCCGGCCCCGTTCCCGGCCGGGCCCTGTCCTCCCGCAGCTCCAGCCCCGAGGGCGACGGCCCCATCGACCTGAGTAAGAGGCCGCGTCTCCGCGAGGCCCCGCGGGGGGGCAGCCTGCCGGCCCTGCCCCTCTCCGACTACCACAAGTGCACGGCGTGCAGCATCAGCTTCAACAGCATCGAGAACTACCTGGCCCACAAGACCTACTACTGCCCCGCCACCACCCTGCAACCCCACACCCTAGAGACCCTGCAGCGTCTCCACAGGCCCGTGTCCACCTCGCCCCACACCCGGGCCCTGGACCACCCCGAGGGCACCTCGCCCAGCCCACAGGTCCCCGCTCTGCCCCGCTCCGAGGCCACGTCCCCCCATGGCACCCCGGGGGCCAGAGTGAGCCAGGGGTCGCCCCCGGGGGTGTGTCCCTACTGCCCACCCAGCCAGGCGGTGACCTGTGACCTGGTGGAGCACCTCCGCAGTGCCCACAGCCTGGTCCTACCCTCGCCCCACCCTGACTCCCAGGCTGccacccccagctccagcccaaaCCTCAGCCCCCGGGACgcgcccccccccatctccaccgCCTATCCCAAGCTGGGGCCCAAGCCCAGCCGGGACAGCGTCAACGGACAGGTGAGGCGGGAcaccgcctccccctcctccccccaggtgaaCGGTAGCCCCGTGGGGCCTCACGTTGGGGGGGGCAGCTCCCCCTCCACGGCCCCCCCTCTGGCTGTTTCCCCTGCCAGAGCGCTCTCTCTAACTGTGTCACCCGTGCCTGAGGccctgagagaggtgggggtgtcTCTCCTGCTTGACAAGGTGTCTCTTGCCCACCCCCACCCggcgccccctccctccctcccccccaagcCTGCGCTGGTCTCCCCCCTGCAGAACGGGAACTCCCGCTTCTGTCGCCTCTGCAACATCAAATTCAgcagtctctccaccttcatcgCCCATAAAAAGTACTACTGCTCCTCCCACAGCGCAGAGCATGTGAAATGA